The Nitrososphaerales archaeon DNA window TGCACAGGTTGAGGACAGGCATAAGCTGGTACGAGACAAAGATCTCTATAATTCGAGGAGCAATCCGTTCTTATCTTGCCAACCCTATTCTGTCATTGAATCCAATTGCAAGTGCGTAACTCCTAATATATAACAGATACTAGCTATCCGATCGCCATAGCAACGATCATGGCGCAATGGATATCGTCATCCTCGCCTGATTTTGATATCTTCCTGTACAATCCAGGAGGGTC harbors:
- a CDS encoding IS701 family transposase, which encodes HRLRTGISWYETKISIIRGAIRSYLANPILSLNPIASA